Below is a genomic region from bacterium.
CCATCCCGGAAAGCGCGGTCAAAAGGGAGGACGGTGCTATCGAAGTCGATCTCTCGGGCTTCGACCTTGCCGCGCTTGGCAAGGACTATGCACCCCGGCCCGTGGGGCTCGGAACATACCGCCCGTTTTCAATCTATCCGTTCGCGCTTCGCGATATCGCCGTATGGACGCCGCTTGGAACCGAGCAGGACGAAGTCGAGCAGGCGATATTCAAGGAGGCGGGAAGCGAGCTCGCGCGCCTCGACCTTTTCGACCGGTTCGAAAAAGACGGGAAGCTCTCCTATGCCTTCCGTCTTGTCTTCGAGGCGTTCGACCGCACGCTCACCGACGTCGAGCTCGTCGAGGCGATGGATCGCGTATCAAAAGCGCTTAACGCAAAGGAGGGGTTTTCGGTGCGCTAATCAGGAAAGACAAAAGCCGCCCGTGAGAGCGAGACGAGCAACCTTTGCCCGTCGCCTCTCCGGCGGCTACGTTTCTTCGGGATAGTAATGAAGCCAGACGAGCACGAGCGCGACGGTGACTTCTTCGACCTCGAACCCGCGGAGCGTGTTCCTCGGAATCTCGATCAGATCGTTCGGTCCATAAGGCGTTCTGGTTGTTCCGGAAAGCACCCATCCCCGTCCCTCGAGAATTCGATATTCCGAGCATGGGTTCATAGAACCACATTTCCGGTAGATTCCTGTCCCAAACTTGGCCATCTCCATGATCGAACCGTTGGCATATGGACCGCCGATCTCGCATGCCCAGAAGACCGCGCCATCCTTAGCGACGAGTGATTGCCACGGCAGCCCGACGAAAATATCTTTCACGTCCACGGATAGAACTCCTCGCCTTTTTGGATTATTGCCGGATTTCGGAAGCGCGGCTCCGGCGAAGTTCCGCCTTGAGGCGTTTGATCCGTCTCCGGTCGGTTTCATCGAGCCGCCGTATTGCCACGACCCGAGGGACATCCGCGGGGATATCGCCCCGCTCGTATGCTGCCGTGACGAGTTGTTCGATGTCGTCATTAAGCCGCGAGCGCGGCGTACCCTTTTTCATTGATATTCTCCTGTTGGGTTCAAAGCCTATCTTAGACATTACCTGTTTATATACATAAGTCAAGTGTTACGGAAGCGGCGGAACAAACATTTTACCTACAAACAAGTCTTCACTTCGTGATACAATAAGCCTAAGAATCATGGCGAAGGCAGAGGCAAAAACACCCGCAAAAGCGAAGGCGTACGATGCGTCGGCCATTACCGTGCTCGAGGGCCTCGAGCCGGTCCGGAAGCGCCCGGGAATGTACATCGGGACCACGGGTCCCGACGGCCTCCACCACCTCATCTGGGAGATTTTCGACAACTCCCGCGACGAGGCCATGGGCGGGCACGCGAACGACATCGAAGTCGCTCTTCTTCCGGACGGCTATGTGCGCGTAGCGGACAACGGACGCGGCATCCCGGTAGGGATACACCCAAAGACGAAGGTCTCGGCGCTTGAAACCATCATGACGACGCTCCATGCCGGAGGAAAGTTCGGCGGGGACGACAGCGGGTACAAGGTCTCGGGCGGGCTTCACGGCGTGGGCGCCTCCGTCGTAAACGCGCTTTCGGTGCATACGATGGCAACCGTGCACCAGGACGGCGGTATCCACATGCAGGAGTACGCGATCGGAAAGCCCAAGGGGAAGGTAAAGCAAATCGGGAAGACCAAGGAGCGCGGCACGATCATCAAATTCAAGGCCGACGATACGATATTCAAGGACGGCATCAACTGGAACTGGGACAAGATCGTCGCGCACCTGCGCCAGCAGGCATATCTCGTGAAGGCGGTGCGCATCTCGATCATCGACGCGCGCGGGGCGGGGAAGATCGACGACGAAAGCGTCTTCTATCTCCGGGATCTCAAGCTCGAAGTTCCGTCGATGTCCTTCTATTTCGAGGGAGGCCTTAAGTCGCTCGTCGCTTTCTATAACAAGCACCAGAAGCCGGTGCATCCTCATATTTTCTACGCAGAGCACGAAGCGGACGGGGTCGCGGTCGAAGTCGCGCTCCAGTACGTCGACGACATCACCCCGCGGCTTACCGCATTCGCGAACAATACGTACAACGCCGAAGGCGGTACGCACGTGACGGGCTTTAAGACCGCGCTTACGCGTACCCTCAACTCATACGGCCGCACCGCGGGCATTCTCAAGGAAAGCGAGGAGAACTTCACGGGCGACGATGCGCTTGAAGGAATCACGGCAGTGATTTCGGTGAAGCTGCCGGAAATCCAGTTCGAGGGTCAGACGAAGGGCAAGCTCGGCTCGGTCGAGGCGCAGGGCGCGGTCGCAAGCGTATTCGGCTCCGCTTTTTCAACCTATCTTGAAGAGAATCCCGACGACGGGCGGGCGATCGTAAACAAGGTGCTGCTGGCACTCAAGGCCCGCAAGGCCGCGAAAGCCGCCAAAGACTCGGTGCTCCGCAAAGGCGCGCTTGAAGGCATGACGCTTCCGGGGAAGCTCTCGGACTGCCAGGTGAAGGACCCGGCGGAAGCCGAGCTCTTCATCGTCGAGGGAGATTCGGCAGGCGGCTCGGCGAAGATGGGCAGGGACCGCAGGACCCAGGCGATCCTCCCGCTTCGCGGCAAGATCCTCAACGTCGAGCGCCGCATCGACCGCATGCTCGAGTCGGACTCCATCCGCTCCATCGTCATCGCGCTTGGTGCCGCGATCGGCGACGTGTTCGACCTTTCGAAGCTCCGCTACCACAAGATCATCGTCGCGACCGATGCGGACGTCGACGGCGCCCATATCCGCACGCTCCTCCTCACTCTCTTTTATCGCCATTTCCGTCCGGTGATCGACGGCGGCTTCATCTACATCGCCCAGCCCCCGCTTTATAAGATCAAGAGGGGAAAGGAAGTATTTTATGCGTATTCGGACGAGGAAAAGAATAAGATTCTCGGGAAGGATGCCGCGCTCGCGGAAGAAATACAGGACGTAAGCGGAGAGGAGGACAGCGCGGGAGAGGAGGCAAGTGCTAAGAGGACCCCGAAGATTTCCATACAGCGCTATAAGGGCCTTGGCGAAATGAATCCCGAGGAGCTCAAAGAAACGACGATGGATGCCGGGAAGCGGGTCCTCAAGCAGGTCATGGTCGAGGACGCGCAGGAAGCGGACCGCATCTTCGATATTCTTATGGGCAAGGACGTTGCGAGCCGTAAGTCCTTCATACAGTCGAACGCGAAGCTCGCGAATCTGGATATATAAAGACAAATGCCGGGCGTTGCCACCCGGCATTTAACTCCCCGCTTTGAACCTAGAGACTGAGGAAGATCTCCTTGCTCAGGCGAATGAGTTCCGCGTCCGGTTGCCGAAGCGTGTTTCTGTAAAATGCGGTAAGTTCTTCCCGGGTGAGATTTCGTCCCGGAGAACGACGTGTCAGCGCATTCGCGCACTGCCAACCGTCTTTTGGGTGCACGCCATTTCCCTCGTGACAGAAAAGGATCACGCTTTCAAGTGCCCATTTCGAGAGCTCGAAATACGTTCCAATTCCCGCGATTCGCGCAGCGGCGCACCTTGCTCCCGGACGAAAGTGTTGCTGAGCATATCCAGACCATTCGGTGAGGTTCCTGCCAATGACGGAGTCGATGTCGGGGGGATCGAATTTGTTTATGTTCCCGAATACAAGCATTGCCCGAATGCATTCCTCCATGACGTGTGCCCATATGTCCGTTCCGGGCTCTTCTGGACCGACGCTGGTGAGGAAATCTTCAAGAGCAGTTTTCTGTTCCGGCCATGTATGTTCGGCGCGGAAATACTCCAGCAAAGCGGACGCATTTTTGCAGTCAGACATTTTCTCTCTCCGTGCGTTGGGTTGTCAGGATATTGATGGAACCAGATAACTATTTGCATCGTACATTCGGCAACCGGGAAAAACAAGAGAACCGCCCGCAATCCTTGCTTGCGGGCGGCGCCTTTCTTGTGAAATCTTAATCTCTGATCTCAATCGAAGCCGAAGCGTAGTTATTGCTTTCGTCGGACTCGCTCACGTCCTTGTCGGGGTCGAGCGTGACC
It encodes:
- a CDS encoding DNA topoisomerase subunit B; this translates as MAKAEAKTPAKAKAYDASAITVLEGLEPVRKRPGMYIGTTGPDGLHHLIWEIFDNSRDEAMGGHANDIEVALLPDGYVRVADNGRGIPVGIHPKTKVSALETIMTTLHAGGKFGGDDSGYKVSGGLHGVGASVVNALSVHTMATVHQDGGIHMQEYAIGKPKGKVKQIGKTKERGTIIKFKADDTIFKDGINWNWDKIVAHLRQQAYLVKAVRISIIDARGAGKIDDESVFYLRDLKLEVPSMSFYFEGGLKSLVAFYNKHQKPVHPHIFYAEHEADGVAVEVALQYVDDITPRLTAFANNTYNAEGGTHVTGFKTALTRTLNSYGRTAGILKESEENFTGDDALEGITAVISVKLPEIQFEGQTKGKLGSVEAQGAVASVFGSAFSTYLEENPDDGRAIVNKVLLALKARKAAKAAKDSVLRKGALEGMTLPGKLSDCQVKDPAEAELFIVEGDSAGGSAKMGRDRRTQAILPLRGKILNVERRIDRMLESDSIRSIVIALGAAIGDVFDLSKLRYHKIIVATDADVDGAHIRTLLLTLFYRHFRPVIDGGFIYIAQPPLYKIKRGKEVFYAYSDEEKNKILGKDAALAEEIQDVSGEEDSAGEEASAKRTPKISIQRYKGLGEMNPEELKETTMDAGKRVLKQVMVEDAQEADRIFDILMGKDVASRKSFIQSNAKLANLDI